A window of the Salvelinus fontinalis isolate EN_2023a chromosome 14, ASM2944872v1, whole genome shotgun sequence genome harbors these coding sequences:
- the znf648 gene encoding zinc finger protein 648, with translation MTMVRTPTGGCLWFAYGEIRGRCRGTAKEVSSGKIPFQPQATFTTSIISSMAEEMPSWTSERFVDKVYISKRSIRKNLINKMHYVSHVPSESVKVNTAHKVESDSNPSDNDDTDSLSGSSYTGMIYLNPQTPTWTLAEKFAGLNSGKDRRLSPNQDLCSPPGSPAAIEHNVANRRGSTGLEGVYSDSSQQEEGNIKNGTKRLLQRKVCSGDPSDLKLHLVREIRPKTKEALSDVRHDVRDVRGNKGNWKGGEPLVIPPPLNKAMAMIDACEDKVPIVFAAMKKRGVEGDTENRPYKCTHCNWAFKKSSNLQSHLDTHSGLKPHICDLCGKAYSHQGTLQQHKRLHTGERPYHCPFCEKTYIWSSDYRKHIRTHTGEKPYVCETCSKDFVRSSDLRKHERNMHTNEKPFPCTQCGKTFNKPLSLLRHERTHLGERPFCCPICGKAFAVASRMAEHQKVHTGVRPYTCLVCTKSFTKSSNLLEHQAVHSGIRPHKCPQCGVAFAMVSRLVRHQRVHTGERPYDCTGCSMSFSRTAALKRHQEQTCAGRIFVCVECDKAFQCASQLTEHMVSHE, from the coding sequence GCACTGCCAAGGAGGTGAGTTCAGGGAAAATCCCTTTTCAGCCTCAAGCCACGTTCACCACCTCTATAATATCCAGTATGGCTGAAGAAATGCCTTCATGGACCTCAGAAAGGTTTGTTGATAAAGTGTACATTTCAAAGAGAAGTATCAGAAAAAACTTAATAAACAAAATGCACTACGTTTCCCACGTGCCCTCAGAGAGTGTAAAAGTCAACACTGCTCACAAAGTGGAAAGTGACTCTAACCCATCTGATAATGACGATACTGACTCCCTCTCAGGTAGTAGCTACACTGGGATGATTTATTTAAACCCACAAACACCTACATGGACTCTGGCTGAGAAGTTTGCTGGGCTCAACTCTGGAAAAGACAGGAGACTGTCTCCCAATCAGGACCTCTGTAGTCCTCCAGGTTCACCCGCAGCCATTGAACATAATGTTGCCAATAGGAGAGGTTCTACAGGTCTGGAGGGGGTCTACTCAGACTCGTCACAACAGGAGGAAGGCAACATCAAGAATGGTACTAAAAGACTTCTGCAGAGGAAAGTGTGTAGCGGTGATCCTTCTGATCTGAAGCTGCATCTGGTGAGAGAGATCAGGCCCAAAACCAAGGAGGCTCTGTCTGATGTTCGTCATGATGTGCGCGATGTACGTGGGAACAAGGGGAATTGGAAGGGTGGAGAACCGCTAGTCATTCCCCCTCCACTAAACAAGGCTATGGCCATGATTGATGCCTGTGAGGATAAGGTGCCTATAGTGTTTGCTGCCATGAAGAAACGTGgagtggagggagacacagagaaccGGCCCTACAAGTGCACTCACTGCAACTGGGCCTTTAAGAAGTCCAGCAATCTGCAGAGTCATCTAgatactcatagtggcctgaagCCTCATATATGTGACCTGTGTGGCAAAGCCTATTCTCACCAAGGCACACTGCAGCAGCACAAGCGCCTGCACACTGGAGAGAGACCGTACCACTGCCCCTTCTGTGAAAAGACGTACATCTGGTCCTCCGATTACCGCAAGCACATTCGCACGCACACCGGAGAGAAACCGTACGTGTGCGAGACCTGCAGCAAGGACTTTGTGCGCTCCTCGGACCTGCGGAAGCATGAGCGCAACATGCACACCAATGAAAAACCCTTCCCGTGCACGCAGTGCGGCAAGACCTTCAACAAGCCACTGTCCCTGCTCCGCCATGAGCGCACTCACCTGGGCGAGCGGCCCTTCTGCTGTCCCATCTGCGGGAAAGCCTTTGCCGTGGCCAGCCGCATGGCAGAGCACCAGAAGGTGCACACCGGAGTGAGACCCTACACTTGCCTGGTCTGCACCAAGTCCTTCACCAAGTCCTCCAACCTGCTGGAGCACCAGGCCGTACACAGCGGCATCCGCCCCCACAAGTGTCCTCAGTGCGGGGTGGCATTCGCCATGGTGTCCCGCCTGGTCCGTCACCAACGTGTCCATACCGGAGAGAGGCCCTACGACTGCACAGGCTGCAGCATGTCCTTCAGCCGCACGGCTGCTCTGAAGCGCCACCAAGAGCAGACGTGTGCCGGGAGGATCTTTGTCTGTGTGGAGTGTGACAAGGCATTCCAGTGTGCCTCTCAGCTCACAGAGCACATGGTGAGCCATGAATGa